Proteins encoded by one window of Lactobacillus paragasseri:
- the yidC gene encoding membrane protein insertase YidC encodes MKSKTKYFSLFAMLTILALVLTGCANNSQSIYQAPTSGPYAWVFSLFGKPIQNIMLAVEHQIGGSNGAGWAIIIITFVVQLIVMPLRLASQRKMTTQQEKTQKLQPQMKLIQEALKKPGLTQPQQMQISQLQMRVYKDNNMSMMGGMGCLPLLIQLPIMIGIYQAVAYSKELAASSFFGISLGQRSIVLTIIATLLYVIQGYLSMVGIPEEQKKAMQMTLILSPAMTFFISISAPGALALYFLVGGLIAILQQVITTFIIMPKVKKDVAAELNERPLKVVVTQETIDSILNTTTSSNTNNETEKDLHQDLRARNAGKQKRPHNSDKD; translated from the coding sequence ATGAAATCAAAAACTAAATATTTTAGTCTATTTGCCATGCTAACTATCTTGGCATTAGTCTTAACTGGTTGTGCTAACAATAGTCAAAGTATCTATCAAGCACCTACTAGTGGACCATATGCTTGGGTTTTTAGTCTTTTTGGTAAGCCAATTCAAAATATCATGTTAGCTGTTGAGCATCAAATTGGTGGCTCAAATGGTGCTGGCTGGGCAATTATTATCATTACTTTTGTTGTTCAGTTAATTGTTATGCCGCTTCGTCTTGCATCTCAGCGCAAAATGACTACACAGCAAGAAAAGACTCAAAAACTTCAACCACAAATGAAGTTGATTCAAGAAGCACTGAAAAAACCTGGCTTAACTCAACCGCAACAAATGCAAATTAGCCAACTTCAAATGCGAGTTTATAAAGATAACAATATGTCCATGATGGGTGGAATGGGATGTTTACCATTACTTATCCAACTGCCGATTATGATTGGGATCTATCAAGCAGTAGCTTATTCTAAAGAATTAGCTGCTTCAAGTTTCTTTGGTATTTCTTTGGGGCAGCGCTCAATTGTTCTAACCATCATTGCTACCTTGCTTTATGTAATTCAAGGTTATCTATCAATGGTTGGAATTCCTGAAGAACAGAAGAAAGCCATGCAGATGACTTTGATTTTGAGTCCAGCAATGACTTTCTTCATCAGTATTTCAGCTCCTGGCGCCTTAGCTCTTTACTTCTTAGTTGGTGGTTTAATTGCTATCTTGCAACAAGTAATTACTACATTCATCATCATGCCAAAAGTAAAAAAGGATGTTGCAGCTGAATTAAATGAGCGTCCACTTAAGGTGGTAGTCACTCAAGAAACAATCGATAGTATTCTTAATACTACTACTTCATCAAATACTAATAACGAAACAGAAAAAGATCTTCATCAAGATTTACGTGCACGAAATGCTGGTAAGCAAAAACGTCCTCATAACTCTGATAAAGATTAA
- a CDS encoding HAMP domain-containing sensor histidine kinase: MKMMKHVKKQNKSTKETPKSSLTFKWVSLVAATITVSFVIFSIAIYSLVKQQIVSQERNLTESVATTFQRRLVEIPTSLQISNVVPQLSPNTNRILEGQTPITSNDGGNVFNDDVLATLSNRDTSITIYNPSGDVVFSNGNVPDNGMPHFSKTENHVLKVENTKGKIHMKIYQKIFSDKTHRLTGYLIVDNSMDQQNHVLKSIRNWMIGLSIIAIIVFVGLSYLIVNSVVQPIKKMSQISHDINEDPTNKRRVPDLHRNDELGELATSFNEMLDRMQAYMQQQKQFVGDVSHELRTPVAVIEGHLNLLERWGKDDPQVLEESIQASLQESKRMKHLIQEMLDLTRAEQVDLQYPDKTADVNEVLNRTVNDMRMIHQDFTITYDDSDLAPDTIIKIYRNHLEQILIILIDNAIKYSTDRKEILVDAATEKDKVKISVQDFGEGIAPDEQDKIFNRFYRVDKARTREKGGNGLGLAIAQKLVESYHGKISVSSTLGSGSKFMIEFPLLKSKQENK; the protein is encoded by the coding sequence AGCGACAATTACGGTCTCTTTTGTTATATTTTCAATTGCAATTTATTCTTTAGTAAAGCAGCAAATTGTTTCGCAGGAAAGAAATTTGACTGAAAGTGTTGCCACCACCTTTCAGAGAAGATTGGTCGAAATTCCGACCAGTCTCCAGATTTCAAATGTTGTTCCTCAGCTTTCGCCTAATACTAATCGAATTTTGGAAGGGCAAACCCCTATTACTTCAAATGATGGGGGAAATGTCTTTAATGATGATGTTTTAGCGACTTTGTCGAATCGAGATACAAGTATTACTATTTATAATCCAAGCGGAGATGTGGTCTTTAGTAATGGAAATGTTCCTGATAATGGAATGCCTCATTTTAGCAAGACAGAGAATCATGTTTTAAAGGTAGAAAACACAAAAGGAAAAATCCATATGAAAATTTATCAGAAGATTTTTTCTGATAAAACACATCGATTAACTGGATACTTAATTGTTGATAATTCGATGGATCAACAAAATCATGTTTTGAAATCAATTCGTAATTGGATGATTGGTCTGTCGATTATTGCAATTATTGTTTTTGTCGGTTTATCATATTTGATTGTTAATAGTGTTGTCCAACCGATCAAAAAGATGTCACAGATTTCTCATGATATTAATGAAGATCCAACTAATAAACGAAGAGTTCCAGATCTCCATCGAAATGATGAGTTAGGTGAATTAGCTACCTCATTTAATGAAATGCTAGATCGAATGCAGGCGTATATGCAGCAACAGAAGCAATTCGTTGGGGATGTATCTCATGAGTTACGTACACCGGTGGCTGTAATTGAAGGACACTTGAACTTACTAGAACGATGGGGAAAAGATGATCCGCAGGTCCTAGAAGAATCAATTCAAGCTTCTCTTCAAGAAAGCAAACGGATGAAACATTTAATTCAGGAGATGCTTGACTTAACTAGGGCTGAACAAGTTGATTTACAGTATCCTGATAAAACGGCTGATGTTAACGAAGTTCTTAATCGAACAGTTAATGATATGAGAATGATTCATCAAGATTTTACAATTACATATGATGACAGTGACTTAGCACCAGATACAATTATCAAGATCTATCGTAATCACTTAGAGCAAATTTTGATTATTTTAATTGACAACGCAATTAAGTATTCTACGGATCGTAAAGAAATATTAGTTGATGCAGCTACCGAAAAAGATAAAGTTAAAATTTCCGTCCAAGATTTTGGTGAAGGTATTGCGCCTGATGAGCAAGATAAGATCTTCAATCGTTTCTATCGTGTAGATAAAGCTCGAACTCGTGAAAAAGGTGGTAATGGTCTAGGTTTAGCTATTGCTCAAAAATTAGTTGAAAGCTACCATGGAAAAATTAGTGTTAGTTCGACACTTGGTTCAGGTAGTAAATTTATGATTGAATTTCCTTTGTTAAAGTCTAAACAAGAAAATAAATGA